DNA from Acidobacteriota bacterium:
GATTGCATTCGAGGTCGAACGCTGCGAGGGACAAACCCAAGGGAGAATTAAAAGTGAAAATGCAGTTACGGCAAGGCTGCGAATCTTTCCGTTCATTGAAGCCTCCTGAAGCAGTTAGGGTTTTGAATTGAATGGCACTCTGCCAGCAAATCAGACTGACCATTAGGGTGCATTCGATGATTTTGATTGTCCACTTGAAAGCACTGAATTTTTCCCATTCATTTGTTGATCAGGTGCTTGGTGGAAACTGATTTACCCAACCTATCTTGACACAAAAAATTGATTTTCAAAAGCAAACGATGGCGCTCCTGAGAGGGTTAAAAAGTTCCAATAGCTGAATATTCAGTTCCCGCCAAAACCCTTGCGCGCACACCTGTAGGGAAATATTTTTCCTTTAATAAATAGCTCGCTTTCTTGTTGAAAGCCCCTTCTCCGCTGCCTTTTCAATGAAGACTTAAAGATTGGTTTTCAAAAATTGAAACGCGCCTTTGCCATAAAAGACGTGACCATCATCGAAAACTTCTCTGCCCAGTTGATCCGCGACGCCAAAGGTTTGATAAATCATTTGTGCCTGTTTAAAGGCGCGATGGCTGCCGGCAATCGGAAATATCGGGTCTTTTAAACCCGATTCAACAAACAACGCGCGCGGCGCAACCAGTCCCGCGAGGTCGTACATTTCAATGACGTTGAGAATTCCCGGAACATAATTGTCGATGCAATGCGAAAGTGAAAGAATGCTGTCGCGAAAGGTATTGAAATAACCGCTCACTACACTGACTTTTATTCGTTCATCGAGCGCCGCCGCAAACAGCGAAATCGTCCCGCCCCCGGAAATTCCCATCGTCGCAATGCGCTGGCGGTCAATCTCTTTGCGGGTTTGCAGATAATCAATCGCCCGCATCACATCCCAGACCCGCCAGCCAATCATGGTCTGCCCGAATAGCAATGCTGCGCCTGCTGCCGGTTGACACGAAGATTGCCCTGCGCCTTTTTTCCGCGCCGCTTCATCACGGCGACAACCGAATGCGAGTTGTTCGATGGCAAACGCCGCATAACCGTTCTCGACCACCTGCAAGGCAAAATCATACGCATAGCCGGGTTTGGTCTGTCGTTGATTGCCCTGTTCATCTATACCGACGATGTCGTCACAACCGCGTCCGTGACCCGGCAAACAGATGACCACAGGCAGAGGTTGCGGGCGATTTTTCGGCAACAACAAATAGCCGAAAACCGCGAGTTGTTCACGGCTTTGAAAGATGATTTTTTCCCGCGTGTAATCTTTGAAATCTTTGGTCTCAAGAATTTTTGCCTGCAAAGCGACGCGGCTTGGCGGGAAACCGCCGACCAGTTCCGCAATTTTTCGTCGCACACGTTTCTGCCAGAGCCGAGCCGCGCGTTCATCTTTTGCCTCGAAGGTCATCGCCGGTTTCTGTTCGGCATACATCGCCTGAGTAAATAACAAACTATCGAATTGCGCGGCATCAATTGAAAAATCCTTGAGCGGGCTTTGATAGATGGTTTGCGGGCGCGCGAGTGAGACCAACGCTTTTGCCGGTGTTGTTGATGAAGCGAAATGCGCGGTTGCAAAGGCAGCGACAGAACTCGCCTGCAAGAAGCGGCGACGGGCAAATTTTTTCTCAGGTGTTGACATAGACGAAA
Protein-coding regions in this window:
- a CDS encoding alpha/beta hydrolase family protein; the protein is MSTPEKKFARRRFLQASSVAAFATAHFASSTTPAKALVSLARPQTIYQSPLKDFSIDAAQFDSLLFTQAMYAEQKPAMTFEAKDERAARLWQKRVRRKIAELVGGFPPSRVALQAKILETKDFKDYTREKIIFQSREQLAVFGYLLLPKNRPQPLPVVICLPGHGRGCDDIVGIDEQGNQRQTKPGYAYDFALQVVENGYAAFAIEQLAFGCRRDEAARKKGAGQSSCQPAAGAALLFGQTMIGWRVWDVMRAIDYLQTRKEIDRQRIATMGISGGGTISLFAAALDERIKVSVVSGYFNTFRDSILSLSHCIDNYVPGILNVIEMYDLAGLVAPRALFVESGLKDPIFPIAGSHRAFKQAQMIYQTFGVADQLGREVFDDGHVFYGKGAFQFLKTNL